TGCAGGACCTGGTCTGCTTAAAAGAAATCTGGCTAATCTTCGTTTAGCATTACCAGTGGCGTTAATTGCCTCATCTGCCGCTATTGTCGGGGCTATGCTTGGACTTGCACTACCAACAAATATTGTCCAAGTCTTACTCGGTATTACCATTATCTCCATTGTTATCATTATGGTTTTGGCTAAGAAATCAGACTTTCCAGATGTGCCAAAACCCGATGCCTTATCGCAAAGCCTGGAAATTATGGGCATCTACCGGGAAGAATCACTTGGAAAAGATGTTGAATGGTGCATCCACCGCACAATGAAAGGATTATCTATGTTTATCATTATTGGCATAATGGCAGGTATGTTTGGACTGGGTGCTGGCTGGGCAAATGTGCCAGTTTTAAACCTGATGATGGGTGTTCCGCTTAAAATATCCGTGGCTACAAGCTCATTCCTTCTTTCTATCACTGATACATCAGCCGCCTGGATTTATTTGAATGAAGGAGTTGTTTTGCCAATGATTGTTGTGCCATCTATTGCCGGAATAATGTGTGGTGCTATGATTGGTGCCCAACTACTTGCAAAAACAAGACCAAGGGTAATTAGATGGATAGTTATTGCCCTTTTACTCTTTGCCGGAATGAAAGCAGTTCTAAAGGGGCTGGGGATTGGATAATTAAGTCCGATCTGTCCCAACTGTGGCTAAATTAATCTGGAGGAAATATGAATAGTAATAAAACCAAAACATCAGAAGAACAAATAGCCTATGCTAATGTATTAAATGTAGCCATGTGGACAGGACTGTCAATTTTGGGAGTTACCTTCATCATTTATCTATCAGGGGTATTGCCCCATTTTATCCCGATTGAAGATATGCCTAAATACTGGGGTATGGCATCAAAAGATTTTATACATAACTTTCAGGCTCCTACAGGATGGGGATGGTTAGCAATGGTAGGTAAAGGAGATTATCTGACTTTTGTAGGTATAGTTCTCCTTGCAGGGCTTACAGTCTTATGTTATCTGGTGATATTACCTATTCTCATAAGAAAAAAGGATATCCCCTATGTGGTAATAGCAATTTTTGAGGTTGCTGTTTTAGTCTTAGCCGCAAGTGGAATCTTAAAATCAGGAGGGCACTAACTTGTATTTATCCCTCTCACCGCA
The nucleotide sequence above comes from bacterium. Encoded proteins:
- a CDS encoding sulfite exporter TauE/SafE family protein; translation: MTSVTVWASTGGEVANANVVWWIWPLSLFIFTFLLGIVAVLGGVGGGVLYVPIVSGFFPFHLDFVRAAGLFVALASSLAAGPGLLKRNLANLRLALPVALIASSAAIVGAMLGLALPTNIVQVLLGITIISIVIIMVLAKKSDFPDVPKPDALSQSLEIMGIYREESLGKDVEWCIHRTMKGLSMFIIIGIMAGMFGLGAGWANVPVLNLMMGVPLKISVATSSFLLSITDTSAAWIYLNEGVVLPMIVVPSIAGIMCGAMIGAQLLAKTRPRVIRWIVIALLLFAGMKAVLKGLGIG